In one window of Brassica rapa cultivar Chiifu-401-42 chromosome A07, CAAS_Brap_v3.01, whole genome shotgun sequence DNA:
- the LOC103830789 gene encoding uncharacterized protein LOC103830789: MKFFGWMQNKLHGKQGNTHRPSISSASSHQPREEFSDWPQGLLAIGTFGSVAKEQTQIQVVQEVIQEENPSNVHVEGQVQDEDQDLSFSGDLEDFTPEEVGKLQKELTKLLTRKTKKRKSDVNRELANLPLDRFLNCPSSLEVDRRISNAISSGGYSNENEEDIERTISVILGRCKAISTESSNKKKKSKRDMSKTSVSYLLKKMFVCSGGFSPLPNPSLRDTFQESRMEKLLRVMLHKKINAQAPSKETSTKRYVEDKQQLALKNEEEEGRSSDGSKWVKTDSDFIVLEI; encoded by the exons ATGAAG ttcTTCGGATGGATGCAGAACAAGCTACATGGGAAACAAGGGAACACTCATAGACCAAGCATATCTTCTGCTTCTTCTC ATCAACCAAGAGAGGAGTTCAGCGACTGGCCTCAAGGATTACTTGCGATTGGAACTTTCGGTAGTGTGGCCAAAGAGCAAACACAAATACAAGTTGTTCAAGAAGTGATTCAAGAGGAGAATCCCTCTAACGTGCACGTGGAAGGTCAAGTTCAAGATGAAGATCAGGATCTTTCTTTCTCCGGTGATCTTGAAGATTTTACTCCCGAGGAAGTTGGGAAactgcaaaaggaactgacgaAGCTCTTGACAAGAAAGACCAAGAAAAGGAAGTCAGATGTGAACAGAGAACTTGCGAATCTTCCCCTGGATAGATTCTTGAATTGTCCTTCGAGTCTTGAAGTCGACAGACGAATCAGCAACGCGATTTCTAGTGGTGGATATTCTAACGAGAACGAAGAAGACATTGAACGTaccatcagtgttatcttgggAAGATGCAAAGCTATTTCTACAGAGAGTAgcaataaaaagaagaagagtaaGAGAGATATGAGCAAAACCTCTGTTTCTTATCTTCTCAAGAAGATGTTTGTTTGTTCAGGAGGGTTCTCTCCTCTTCCTAACCCTAGCTTGAGAGACACGTTTCAAGAATCTAGAATGGAAAAG TTACTGAGGGTGATGCTACACAAGAAGATTAATGCTCAAGCTCCCTCGAAGGAAACATCAACAAAAAGATACGTGGAAGATAAGCAACAGCTTGCACTAAagaacgaggaagaagaaggaagaagtaGTGATGGGAGCAAATGGGTTAAAACAGATTCTGATT TCATTGTTCTTGAGATCTGA
- the LOC103830790 gene encoding exocyst complex component EXO70B1 — MEPQEQTHGSDGDDCSVSGFDSAEKVIMKWDATASEEAREKMIFTDPQEVKLYLHAVDEIQRHVSSPGELESRASSAIQIAMARLEDEFRNILVSHSSPINSDSLMSSSSSSSHLEVDEDASNNNNEEDDQEEETDLLKRTGSSSSSGSATVRLPTGRGSYSRSTSSIREIELIPIDAVVYLSWIARRMVSAGYLRECIQVYGSVRKSAVDSSFRRLGIEKLSIGDVQRLNWEALEQKIRRWIRAAKVCVRVVFASEKLLCEHVFESVGAVNIHEACFMETVKGPAIQLFNFAEAISISRRSPEKLFKILDLHDALIELLPDIESVFDLKSSDSIRVQAAEILSRLAEAARGILSEFENAVLREPSRVPVPGGTIHPLTRYVMNYISLISEYRPTLVDLIMSKPSRNATDTNAPEMDFSEVDNKGPLALHLIWIILILQFNLEGKSKYYRDAALSHLFVMNNVHYIVQKIKGSAELREMIGDLYLRKLTGKFRQAATYYQRAAWVKVLYCLRDEGLRTKGSFASGVSRSALRERFKSFNALFEEVHRVQSQWLVPDSQLREELKISILEKLSPAYRSFLGRFRSHIESGKHPENYIKITVEELETEVLDLFEGLTATQQHQRRRSE; from the coding sequence ATGGAACCTCAGGAGCAAACTCACGGCAGCGACGGAGACGACTGTTCCGTCTCCGGCTTCGACTCCGCCGAGAAAGTCATCATGAAATGGGACGCCACGGCGTCGGAAGAAGCCAGAGAGAAGATGATCTTCACCGATCCGCAGGAAGTGAAGCTTTACCTCCACGCCGTCGACGAAATCCAACGGCACGTTTCCTCCCCCGGCGAGCTCGAGTCCCGAGCCAGCTCAGCGATCCAGATCGCCATGGCTCGCCTCGAGGACGAGTTCCGCAACATCCTCGTCTCGCACAGCTCTCCCATCAACTCGGACTCTCTAATgtcctcttcctcctcttcttctcacCTTGAGGTTGACGAAGACGCGAGTAACAACAACAACGAAGAAGATGATCAAGAAGAGGAAACGGATCTTCTCAAACGAACCGGGTCTAGCTCCAGCTCCGGTTCAGCCACGGTCCGGTTACCAACCGGACGTGGAAGCTACAGTAGATCCACCAGCAGCATACGCGAGATCGAGCTGATCCCTATCGACGCGGTGGTGTACCTGAGCTGGATCGCTCGGCGTATGGTCTCCGCCGGGTACCTCCGGGAGTGCATTCAAGTCTACGGCAGCGTGCGCAAATCCGCCGTGGACTCCTCCTTCCGGCGGCTAGGGATCGAGAAGCTGAGCATCGGAGACGTGCAGAGGCTCAACTGGGAGGCGCTCGAGCAGAAGATCCGCCGCTGGATCCGCGCGGCGAAGGTCTGCGTGAGAGTTGTCTTCGCGAGCGAGAAGCTTCTCTGCGAGCACGTGTTCGAGAGCGTCGGGGCTGTTAACATCCACGAGGCTTGCTTCATGGAGACTGTCAAAGGTCCGGCGATCCAGCTGTTCAACTTCGCCGAGGCGATAAGCATCAGCCGGAGATCGCCGGAGAAGTTGTTCAAGATCCTTGATCTCCACGACGCGTTGATCGAGCTTTTGCCGGATATAGAGTCGGTGTTCGATCTGAAGTCTTCGGACTCGATTAGGGTTCAGGCGGCGGAGATACTCTCGAGGTTGGCGGAAGCTGCGAGAGGGATACTGTCGGAATTCGAAAACGCTGTCTTGCGTGAGCCGTCGAGAGTTCCTGTCCCTGGAGGGACAATACATCCGTTGACTAGGTATGTAATGAACTACATTAGTTTGATCTCTGAGTACAGACCAACGTTAGTTGATCTCATCATGTCTAAACCGTCGAGGAACGCTACGGATACAAACGCGCCGGAGATGGACTTCTCCGAGGTTGACAACAAAGGTCCGTTAGCTCTGCATCTGATCTGGATCATACTGATTTTGCAATTCAATCTCGAAGGGAAGTCTAAGTACTACAGAGATGCGGCTTTGTCGCATCTCTTTGTTATGAACAATGTGCACTACATTGTTCAGAAGATCAAAGGGTCGGCGGAGCTGAGGGAAATGATCGGAGATCTTTACTTGAGGAAGCTAACGGGTAAGTTCAGGCAAGCCGCTACTTATTACCAAAGAGCCGCTTGGGTCAAAGTGTTGTATTGTTTAAGAGATGAAGGGTTAAGGACAAAGGGAAGCTTTGCATCAGGTGTATCCAGGAGCGCGTTGAGAGAGAGGTTTAAGTCTTTCAATGCTTTGTTTGAGGAGGTTCATAGGGTTCAGTCTCAATGGTTGGTTCCGGATTCTCAGCTGAGGGAAGAGCTGAAGATATCGATATTGGAGAAGCTTAGTCCGGCTTACAGATCGTTTCTTGGACGGTTCAGGAGCCATATAGAGAGCGGGAAGCACCCGGAGAATTACATCAAGATCACAGTTGAAGAGCTGGAGACCGAGGTTCTTGACTTGTTCGAGGGGTTAACTGCAACTCAGCAGCATCAGAGAAGACGATCAGAATGA